The proteins below come from a single Eucalyptus grandis isolate ANBG69807.140 chromosome 3, ASM1654582v1, whole genome shotgun sequence genomic window:
- the LOC104436379 gene encoding DNA repair protein RAD51 homolog, whose translation MEQQRNPKVAEAAGEQIEEIQHGPFPVEQLQASGIASIDVKKLKDAGLCTVESVVYSPRKELLQIKGISEAKVDKIIEAASKLVPLGFTSASQLHAQRLEIIQITSGSRELDKILEGGIETGSITEIYGEFRSGKTQLCHTLCVTCQLPLDQGGGEGKAMYIDAEGAFRPQRLLQIAERYGLNGADVLENVAYARAYNTDHQSRLLLEAASMMVETRFALMIVDSATALYRTDFSGRGELSARQMHLAKFLRSLQKMADEFGVAVVITNQVVAQVDGSALFAGPQIKPIGGNIMAHASTTRLALRKGRGEERICKVISSPCLPEAEARFQISTEGVTDVKD comes from the exons ATGGAGCAGCAGAGGAACCCCAAGGTGGCGGAGGCGGCCGGCGAGCAAATCGAAGAAATCCAGCACGGCCCGTTCCCCGTCGAGCAGCTTCAG GCGTCAGGCATCGCTTCGATCGATGTAAAGAAGTTGAAAGATGCTGGGCTCTGTACAGTTGAATCTGTTGTTTACTCTCCCCGAAAGGAACTGCTTCAAATTAAAGGAATTAGTGAAGCCAAAGTTGACAAAATCATTGAAGCAG CTTCTAAACTGGTGCCTCTGGGTTTCACAAGCGCAAGCCAGCTACATGCACAGAGGCTTGAGATCATCCAGATCACATCTGGATCAAGAGAGCTGGACAAGATCTTGGAAG GAGGCATTGAGACAGGATCCATAACTGAGATATATGGCGAGTTCCGATCTGGAAAAACTCAGCTCTGTCACACACTGTGCGTCACTTGCCAA CTTCCATTAGATCAAGGAGGCGGTGAGGGAAAGGCAATGTATATTGATGCTGAAGGTGCATTCAGGCCACAGAGGCTATTACAGATAGCAGAGAG GTATGGACTTAATGGAGCTGATGTATTGGAGAATGTTGCCTACGCTAGAGCTTATAATACTGATCATCAGTCGAGGCTTTTGCTTGAAGCAGCTTCAATGATGGTAGAAACAAG ATTCGCCCTTATGATTGTGGACAGCGCTACGGCTCTGTATAGAACTGATTTCTCTGGGAGAGGGGAACTGTCCGCTAGGCAGATGCATCTCGCTAAGTTCCTCAGAAGCCTTCAGAAAATGGCTGATGAG TTTGGCGTGGCTGTCGTGATCACGAACCAAGTAGTTGCGCAAGTGGATGGTTCTGCCCTCTTCGCTGGCCCTCAAATCAAGCCTATAGGTGGCAACATCATGGCGCATGCTTCCACAACAAG GCTTGCTCTTCgtaaaggaagaggagaggagcgCATTTGTAAAGTGATCAGCTCCCCTTGTTTGCCGGAGGCCGAAGCTCGGTTCCAAATATCCACAGAAGGTGTCACTGACGTCAAGGACTGA